The Arachis hypogaea cultivar Tifrunner chromosome 14, arahy.Tifrunner.gnm2.J5K5, whole genome shotgun sequence DNA window TGTTGCTGGTTGTTGTTAACTTgttattgttttatttgtttttcattgtttagcgaaatttattgttttatttgttttattgttttacttgttatggatttattgatttcattgttgttgGTTGTTGTTTTATTACTAGTTCAGTGTTCATTGTTTTATTTGTTGTTCATTCTTTAACAAAATTGCTTCTAATTACTGATTTACTTatcattgtttaatttatttattgttgtgtttctgcttttgattttataaattgtttaatttattttgttgttcaatgtattttccttcttttattttatgataCCTTGTTCTCTTTCAATAAAATATCTTTTGTCTACATATTTGTTTATCGTTGTGTTCTTTTTTTCTTGCCATGACAAATAACAAAGGAATGAGACtattctaaaatttttgttgTGCTGAAATGAAAGAATTTTTCCCagtaattgatataaaatatataatcaaGCTTTTCCCATGAAAGCTAAGCACCAAGCTTTTATGTTGTAGTGATTTCTTTGAGCTCCTCCTTGAATGAATTGTTACATCAGTACACTCAAGTGATCATTCTAGTGAGCTTTAATGTTGATGTGTGGGATTTATTTTCCCCTTGAAAAAGTTATTAACACAAAATGTGTCCTTAAATTTGTTATTCCATTTAGTTAAAGTGTTAACTATACTAAGTCATGATTTCTGTAGATGAAGTCTGTCTGCTATTTTGAGGACGGTCAACTTATGCTCAACCGAAAGGATATAACCTACATTTGTTTGAAAACTGAACAAATCGAActaaaccaaaccgattttaattggtttagtttaatttggataattttgataaaaaaactaaatcaaaCCGAACCGTAATTTAatactcattttatttttattatttatttcgttGACAGTAAATacaattcaaattacttatatcaataaataaaatatttaaatatttattttaaaaaaatatataatctttACATAGCAAGATTAAAGACtagaatatcaaattatttatttaaaaaaaatatagcaaaCCAAAGGAGGATTTATAGCAAGATTAAAGACtagaatattaaattattttttaaataaataatttaattattttaattaccaaaacaaATAATTTGTAGCATATTTACCAATTTACACCATATTTATTTATCTCATttatagtgtaaatgagatatgtgtattttttcaattttcatatatctcgtttacattgtaaacaaaatatatgtatttataaataattaaatataatttttgaaaataataacaaatattaataatttaaattggatcaaactcttaaaaatagaacgtttcaaataatagaaaagatggaCGATTTGAAATAGTAGAAAAGATAAGCAGTCAATTTTAAACAATAGAAAAGATAGAGCGTGCATTTAAAATAAGCACATTAACACCTTTATTTTTTCTAACCATATAAATAAGTGAAACCGGTTTTTTATTAggatttacataaaaatatgaaatttcgTTTGTTGCATGCAGTACATCAAAATTTGATTGATTGATTTTTATTAATGAATAAGACTCGATGAAAAtgaattgattggttagatgattTACATTAATAAATAAGAGTCAATTCCTATTCGATCGAAAGAATGATTCTAGCTATCTTGCGGAGCACACTTATATACCCGAATTACATTATAACAAACTTTGTACAACTAACTTAAATACAAAAGATTCTATATTCTATACTAATAGAGTCTCTATACTAATAGAGTCGTGACATCTATTAACTGAGTCATCAAATAAGTCACGTATATTTAATAGTGGATAGTTAGAAAAGAAAGATAACCGTGTTAACAGTGGACGGTTTTACGGTGCAAAAATTATCTCATTTACGGTgtaaaccaaataaataaatgTAGTGTAAATTGGTAAATAtattacaaattatttattttggtaattaaaataattaaattatttattaaaaaaaaaatcctattgGTGGGTGGCATGTACAATGAAATGGGTCAAACTAATGTATACTTATAAACAGAAGCCTCTTTTTTTTTGTAGCTGTATAAAGATCGATGGAAAAAAATAACCCTTATGGTAAAGTCCATTATCATCTTACTAGATTTAATCCATCAGGCACAGAAAAACAAGGCCCCCTTTACCTCTCCTGCAAAGAAGGCAAAACATAGTCACTTGTGAAACTCTCTACTCATCCAACAATATAGGTGTAGAAGCTTTCCCCCCTTCTAAACCAAAGAACTCACCTTGTTTATAATTAGGGGTGGTAATTGGTTaagtagggtagggtttagatcCAACCCTAAACCTACCCCCAGATTGATAATTTTTCAATCTAACCTTACCCACTCTTAATCCGCACCACTCTTAATCCGCATGTACCCGACTCTACTTGCAGGTTATAAAAAacgatataattttattatataattagatgataatttaaaatataactaactttttatgtaaaaaaaaaataaattatcaattaatgattttcttttagtGACTAAAGATATTTTATGTTTAGTGAGGTATTTGATTCAACATccatttaaaacatatttttatacaaatatataatatatacatatatataaaagtgCGGGTTGATCGGGTAGAGTTGAGGCCCAACCTGCACCCTACCCGACCCGCACGAGAACCCTACACGCACCCAACCCTACCCCTACCCGCTGCGGATCGGGGTTGGCAACCCAACCCGATTTGGGTACCCGCAAGGTACATATTGCCACCACTATTTATAATGATGAATTATTGGGTGTAAGTCATCTCGTTTGATTGACAAAACATGATTACTTTTTCTTCGAAATCGTGTTCCAGATATAGACTTTTTTAAGTAACGCAACTATGGAGGATTAGTTGGAACCATGCAGCTACTTGACCAGTTGAATATCATTTATGAAAGAATTAAATACTAAATCACAATAAATGGTATAACTCACCCTACTACGATCCCACTCTTAAAAGTTTCCAGCAAAACATCACAAAGAATAACCCTCTCGCGGTTTGAACAAAATGATACTTTGAAGAAAACACCTTAGCATCTCAACATCATTCAATTAAAAGTTTTAATCATAACACACCCCACATGCCCCTTTCACCAATTTCATAGTTTCAAGGTAATAATCAAGAGTTCAACTAAACTCGTAGAGCTTACACAAATTTAGGTAATTCTAAAGAGTTTAGTTGCAAAATCTAATAGTACATATTTCAGTTTCTTCACCAATTCATCAACATATATGGCCTCTAATTATAAGTTCATAACAAAtcttaattaaaagttaaaaccaaGGCGCACAAGTTTATCCTCAAAAACCTAATTAGGCAGAGATTCATCGCCACGCGTAAATATATTCGGCCTCTCGAATCAAAGACCACATAACAAAATCATAATAatccaatataaaaataaatagcaGAATTTAACTAACAAGTCaccagagtatcaatttcaaaagacaataattaaaaacaaaaaaaaaaaacaaaactgtTCAAGCAAAACATAATCCTTTTTCCCCCAAATTAAAAACCCTAATATCGATAACAGGATTCCAACATattgaaaatttctttttctcaGTACCTCCTCTGAGCACCGCCGAATCCAGCGCCAGGGCGGCCAAACGGGATCTGCTGAACAGGAACGGGATCGACCTGAGTGATTCCAGGGACGTCAGACATACCTAGAGACTGAAGCATGTCGATTGTCTCCTTATCGACCTCGATGTGTTGAATGTCAATGGCGGACACATCAGGAACGAAGTCCATGCGACGCTCCCTCTCCTCTTCTTGAAGCTTGAGGGAGATGCCTCTGACCGGTCCCTTCTGGATCCGCTTCATGAGGTGAGTGGAGAAGCCTGCGATCTTGTTGCGGAGCCTCTTGGAAGGAATGAGTGCGACTTCTTCTAGAACCTTCTTGTTGGTGTGGAAGTCAAGGGTCATGCGAGAGTAGTACCTCTCGATAACCTGGCGAGAAGATTTTTTCACCGTCTTGGTTCTCACGCGCCccattctttctctgttttttctttcttcttcggaGAGGCAGACTCTGAGAACAACACGAGAGGGAAGAGTGGGGGTGGCAGGGTATACATGAGCTATTAGGGTTTTGTGCTCTGTGATGCTGGGCCGGGTTTGCTTTCTTTTTTGACACGGCCCTAATGGAAAACACGATCgaccaatagaaataaaattaaaaaaattaatttcatgatAAAGAAATGATGTCATATTAAATGAATAcatgttataaaatattaattatcaaaatttaaaacataaattataaaatgtgaaaacaaagaattaactaaaattttgatatgaaaaataaaCATGATGTAATATGTAATAGGAATGAGGAAACTggaaaaaaattatgaagaaattGGAAATATGTAATAGCAacaagttatagttcaaatgacatcgTCTCTCCATTCTTACTTAGACGTATCGGATTtagtcacaaaaataaaaaaaaaaggattcgAGTTCGAATTTCACTCTTAACtctagaaaaagaaagagaaaattggATGTTTATATCTCAAAAATagtataatctttttttttttgaaaattgaaaattagaGTAAATAAATTGATATCTCTATGAATAAGTCaactataaatataataaaaattgaatcaTATGATTTAGTTCAACATTTACATGAACATCTTAATATTATCTTTGCAACGTAATAAGttttagaataaaaaacaaaatatggAATAAAACATGTTATAAGCaggaaaaaaaaacaattaagatataaaaaataaaaatatgtgatATGTAATAATATATTATGATTATTGAAAAGCTGAACTAAGGATGTAATCATTATATAAATTAGATggtaaaagatatatattttcatCATTCAATATAACAAAAACAACATATTGATCGATAGTATAATCAGCAAAAAGATTAGAAAAATGATAGTCTTCTCTAGTTAAATGGTGTCGAAAATAACAAGAAAAGAAAGTGCTAAGTGACAGGATatgatatatttaaaaatatagaatagtaaaattatatatgatcagtaaaaacataacacatgCATAGTTTGTACATATAAGGTTTAGAAAGAAAGCAAAATTATAATAAGCAAATATGAGGGGAAAAAGAAAGTATTTCTGATCATCCTCTAGCAACTGCTAAAGTAATAAAGGGTCACTTCTTTAAAATTTAAGCATACATTAgtcttttgaaaataataaaaagaaattaatagttaaataaATTCTATCTAAAATGAATGGTACAATGACAACTAAAGTACTAAACATACACATTTATCTGAATTTTCAAGGTATTTATTTCATCAGCAAGGCAACCAACAATTTTCTCAACTTTTTCATTGATGACTGAGCCATAAGCCCCCCACTATCATTAGCAACTTTTGTATCTAAAAGAAGACAAACTAAAGTTTATATTGTAAAAATATAAACTTTTCAaactaaaaaattcaaaatttgaattttcttAAACTATATTACTTGTCATttttacaacaacaacaaagtcttgtcccactaagtggggtcggctacatgaatcaaacgacgttaTTGTGttttgtcatgtatcatgtctacaaagagaccgtttacatgtaggtctcgtttgaccacctcatggatagtCTTCTtaagtcttcctctgcctttcgccctttgttgttgttgtatattaCTTGTCATTTTTCTAGCAACCTTCACACCAATATCCAACACAAATGTTCTTATCGCccatttttttttgcaagttttGCAAGCACAATACCACATTGCTTGTCTGGATTTATGAAGCTTATATATTCTCTAAGGCTGAAAAGTTAAGGTTGTTTCTATATAACaaattagaaaaatttaaatttgcaGAACTTTAATACTTTGAATGTTCAGATAAAAACATACAGATATTGGAACTATTTAAAATGTCATAACATTATAGAAAGTTAGAACTCAATAAATGCATAATTTAATTCTAGTCTTGGTTAACCATTAAGAAACTTTAAAATTCTATGACACTTATACCTAAACACCATGTATTTAAAGGGAATGTGAAATTGATTGTAGACTGATTCCCATTAGTCAAATTGGGCAAAGGATTTAAGAATATGTGGTCAAGCTTTGCCACCAGAATATATCCTATTCTTAAACTGACATAGCCCTGCAACAAAATCAAATTTACACAAAATGTTCTAGAGAAAGTGGtgtacgaatccccacactttcgtatAGCTGTATTAGCAaatacactgggtcgtccaaataatacttgagcgagtcagggtcgatcccacgaggattgtggtttgaagcaagctatggatgCAAGGCCTAAAGCAGGTTAGGAATTTTATCTCAAAATAAGATtggtgttgtaagtatagtcccaaCTCAGACAATCGACCAACATCAAAGTTTAGTATTTTCCtattcaaaacatataaaccgAGAGTCTTTCAAAACATATCAatgtttgataactcaagtgtcaccaattactcaaccaaagccaaaaggggagaaatctaaattaaattaaaagcatcaatagcataaattgaagaaaacaatcatagatctgaaatacctcaaattgcattaaatagaaaatcaaattaaacatgagaattcataaaccaaatagcaacataaagtaatcaataagggaaaatagataaactagaatgctagaataaataaagtagaagagaaactaaattaaaggaacattgaacctgaaattgagaaggaatgaacctaaaactaaggaaaatcctaaatcctaaaacctagagagaggagagagtttctctctctagaaactacatttaAAACCTAAATTTATGAGAATGTAAGTTATgtccatgaatgaatggattctcccactttatagccctctaatctatgttttctgggccgaaaactgggtcagaaatagcccagaaatcgcccccagcgatttttgatacgtccagcacgcggcaaagtcacgcgtacgcgtcgtccacgcatacgcatggattgaattttctccaggtcaaacgtgcgcgtgatccacgcgtgcgcgtcgcctaacagcatggcaactatgacaaattatatatcatttcgaagccccggatgttagatttccaacgcaactagaaccgcctcatttagacctctatagctcaagttatggtcgatttagtacgaagagatcAGACTGGATaactttagcagttcctttagtttcttgtattccttccacttttgcatgcttcctttccatcctttaagccattcctgccctataaaccctgaaaatacttaacacacatatcaaggcatcgaatggtaataagagggattaaacatagaaaatttaaggccaaagaagcatgttttcaatcatagcacggaattaagaaggaaaatgtaaaaccatgcaattagtatgaataagtgtgcaaagacttgataaaaaccactcaattgagcacaagataaatcataaaatagtggtttatcaatctccccacacttaaacattagcatgtcctcatgctaagctcaagagaagttataagagagtgaagaggaatggtaaaacttatgaaatgcaatctatctatatgaatgtaactaaatgcaaaaatacttctacttacttagttaaaagtaaataaattcttcaagacaaacataaatcagactccactaatttaaatcacacaataaaaggcaagtaaacttgtaaaaagataactcatgaaagccgggaacatagaatcaagcattgaaccctcacaggaagtgtatatgcactctaattgctc harbors:
- the LOC112741944 gene encoding small ribosomal subunit protein eS17z, which encodes MGRVRTKTVKKSSRQVIERYYSRMTLDFHTNKKVLEEVALIPSKRLRNKIAGFSTHLMKRIQKGPVRGISLKLQEEERERRMDFVPDVSAIDIQHIEVDKETIDMLQSLGMSDVPGITQVDPVPVQQIPFGRPGAGFGGAQRRY